Proteins co-encoded in one Prunus persica cultivar Lovell chromosome G6, Prunus_persica_NCBIv2, whole genome shotgun sequence genomic window:
- the LOC18773581 gene encoding transcription factor MYB113, producing MLPSVFPSYGEERCTEEYLYIDTRLREVCTTHPHKMEGNNLLRVRKGAWTREEDELLRQYIQQHGEGKWQQVSLKAGLNRCRKSCRLRWLNYLRPNIKTGDFAEDEVDLMVRLRKLLGNRWSLIAGRLPGRTSNHVKNCWSTRLRKNMSSGAEKDKTLETTKTIILRPQPRTFSKKPNCLSSPAPTLQHIQLQENFNWPLPSSPPIENGIDEWKSQLADTNSVERAVCSGFQLEEDFFTNFWVENIAQNKGTGVNSADEGLLSNSDFSFHLWNFSKEK from the exons atgtTACCTTCTGTCTTCCCTTCATATGGAGAGGAGAGGTGCACGGaagaatatttatatatagatacacgGCTTCGAGAAGTGTGTACGACACATCCCCACAAAATGGAGGGTAATAATTTATTGAGAGTGAGAAAAGGTGCATGGACTAGAGAGGAAGATGAACTTCTCAGGCAATACATTCAACAGCACGGTGAAGGCAAATGGCAACAGGTTTCTCTCAAAGCAG GCTTGAACAGATGCAGGAAAAGCTGTAGACTGAGGTGGTTGAACTACTTGAGACCAAATATCAAAACAGGAGACTTTGCAGAAGATGAAGTGGATCTCATGGTTAGGCTTCGAAAGCTTTTAGGGAACAG GTGGTCGCTGATTGCTGGAAGACTTCCTGGAAGAACATCAAACCATGTGAAAAACTGCTGGAGTACCCGACTAAGGAAAAATATGTCTTCTGGGGCCGAAAAAGATAAAACCCTAGAAACAACAAAGACAATAATATTAAGGCCTCAACCACGAACCTTCTCCAAAAAGCCAAATTGTTTGAGCAGCCCAGCTCCAACTTTACAGCATATTCAATTACAAGAGAATTTTAACTGGCCATTGCCATCATCACCGCCTATAGAAAATGGAATTGATGAGTGGAAAAGCCAGTTAGCTGATACGAACAGTGTTGAAAGAGCAGTGTGTTCTGGTTTTCAGTTGGAGGAAGATTTCTTCACAAACTTTTGGGTTGAAAATATAGCCCAAAACAAAGGAACTGGTGTAAATTCTGCTGACGAAGGCCTGCTGAGTAACAGTGACTTCTCTTTTCATCTTTggaatttttcaaaagaaaaatag
- the LOC18773933 gene encoding transcription factor MYB113: MEGNNLLRVRKGAWTREEDELLRQYIQQYGEGKWHQVSLKAGLNRCRKSCRLRWLNYLRPNIKRGDFTEDEVDLMVRLRKLLGNRWSLIAGRIPGRTSNDVKNYWSTRLRKNKSSEAEKDKTLETTKTVILRPQPRTFSKKSNCLSSPAPTLQHIQLQENFNWPLPSSPPIENGIDEWKSQLADTNSVERAMCSGFQLEEDFFTNFWVENIAQNTGTGVNSADEGLLSYSDFSFHLWNFSKEK; this comes from the exons ATGGAGGGTAATAATTTGTTGAGAGTGAGAAAAGGTGCATGGACTAGAGAGGAAGATGAACTTCTCAGGCAATACATTCAACAGTACGGTGAAGGAAAATGGCATCAGGTTTCTCTCAAAGCAg GCTTGAACAGATGCAGGAAAAGCTGTAGACTGAGGTGGTTGAACTACTTGAGGCCAAATATCAAAAGAGGAGACTTTACAGAAGATGAAGTGGATCTCATGGTTAGGCTTCGAAAGCTTTTAGGAAACAG GTGGTCGTTGATTGCTGGAAGAATTCCTGGAAGAACATCAAACGATGTGAAAAACTACTGGAGCACCCGACTAAGGaaaaataagtcttctgagGCCGAAAAAGATAAAACCCTAGAAACAACAAAGACAGTAATATTAAGGCCTCAACCACGAACCTTctccaaaaagtcaaattgTTTGAGTAGCCCAGCTCCAACTTTACAGCATATTCAATTACAAGAGAATTTTAACTGGCCATTGCCATCATCACCGCCTATAGAAAATGGAATTGATGAGTGGAAAAGCCAATTAGCTGATACGAACAGTGTTGAAAGAGCAATGTGTTCTGGTTTTCAGTTGGAGGAAGATTTCTTCACAAACTTTTGGGTTGAGAATATAGCCCAAAACACAGGAACTGGTGTAAATTCTGCTGACGAAGGCCTGCTGAGTTACAGTGACTTCTCTTTTCATCTTTggaatttttcaaaagaaaaatag